A DNA window from Maribellus comscasis contains the following coding sequences:
- a CDS encoding Gfo/Idh/MocA family protein has protein sequence MSSNQSRRKFIKDSATTAAAALAVPSIIPAEAFGANDRINAAVLGINGRGKSHIQGFMVQDNVEVTTLCDPDMNLLKQRQKDFKDKYNKDVALEQDLRRIMDNKDIDVISIATPNHWHSLAVIWACQAGKDAYVEKPGSHNIWEGRKMVEAAEKYDRIVQHGVQLRSSPAVNEAIGLLRDGYIGRVYMARGLVFRWRPSIGDAGFEPVPDGIDYDLWTGPAMKRPFTRNLVHYNWHWTFEYGNGDVGNQGIHETDLCMWGLDVGLPTKITSMGGKFLWDDAKEVPEVLTSVYHYPEEDKIIQFEVRPWCTNTEEGVTVGNIFYGDKGVLVVDGYDSYKTYLGQKREPGKSGSDGAMSGSEYDRGAGGTDGHFANFIEAVRAHDKTILNGPVETAHLSSGLAHLGNIAYRLGRVLTFDPDSERFVNDAEADKLLKRNYRPPYVIPENI, from the coding sequence ATGAGTTCAAATCAATCCAGGAGAAAGTTTATAAAAGATTCAGCAACTACTGCTGCCGCAGCATTGGCTGTGCCAAGTATCATTCCGGCTGAGGCTTTTGGTGCAAATGACCGAATTAATGCAGCCGTTTTGGGTATTAATGGTCGTGGGAAAAGTCACATCCAGGGCTTTATGGTTCAGGATAATGTAGAAGTAACAACACTTTGCGATCCGGATATGAATCTTTTGAAACAACGACAAAAAGATTTCAAGGATAAATACAACAAAGATGTCGCATTGGAACAGGATCTTCGTCGTATCATGGATAACAAAGACATTGATGTAATTAGTATTGCTACTCCAAATCACTGGCACTCGCTTGCTGTAATCTGGGCGTGCCAGGCGGGAAAAGATGCTTATGTTGAAAAACCCGGTTCACACAACATTTGGGAAGGCCGTAAAATGGTGGAGGCTGCTGAAAAATACGATCGTATTGTTCAGCATGGTGTTCAGTTGCGCAGTTCGCCGGCTGTTAACGAGGCTATTGGTTTGTTAAGAGACGGATACATTGGTCGCGTATATATGGCGCGTGGATTGGTTTTTCGTTGGCGTCCAAGTATTGGCGATGCAGGTTTTGAACCGGTTCCGGATGGAATTGATTATGATCTTTGGACTGGTCCGGCAATGAAAAGACCTTTCACAAGAAATTTAGTTCACTATAACTGGCACTGGACGTTCGAATACGGAAATGGGGATGTAGGTAATCAGGGAATCCATGAAACTGATTTGTGTATGTGGGGACTGGATGTTGGTTTGCCAACAAAGATAACTTCAATGGGCGGTAAATTCCTCTGGGATGATGCAAAAGAAGTACCGGAAGTTCTCACTTCAGTTTATCATTATCCTGAAGAAGATAAAATTATTCAATTTGAAGTTCGTCCGTGGTGTACAAACACGGAAGAAGGAGTTACTGTTGGAAATATTTTTTATGGCGACAAAGGTGTTCTTGTTGTTGATGGATACGACAGTTATAAAACATATTTAGGTCAGAAAAGAGAACCTGGTAAATCAGGCAGCGACGGAGCGATGTCCGGATCTGAATATGACAGAGGCGCCGGTGGTACTGACGGACATTTTGCAAACTTTATTGAAGCCGTTCGTGCCCATGATAAAACCATTTTAAACGGACCGGTTGAAACAGCTCATCTTTCTTCAGGATTGGCGCATTTAGGCAATATCGCTTATCGTTTAGGACGTGTGTTGACTTTTGACCCGGATTCTGAGCGATTTGTAAATGACGCAGAAGCTGATAAATTGCTGAAAAGAAATTATCGCCCTCCTTATGTAATTCCGGAAAATATATAA
- a CDS encoding TIGR04255 family protein yields the protein MEPGKQYKNPPLVEVVFELFFNSKDWQPIVPILFYDKIKTVLPKVGQNSAVNIELNKKSLRLLGGNENIYQYKSNDGSTLVQLSDRLFTVNKLPPYHGWESFYNTIKIAYSFFKEIMPEVDIEKVGFRTINKIDVGDHNLGKIKEHFNYYPVLPENVDNNTSSVDLRVENSIVPNEEVLALKLQTIKQEPGYVAPVLFQYYVLRIEKVPNDVMGWVSNAHSVVRETFSKSLTNHSKQKFDEQ from the coding sequence ATGGAACCCGGAAAACAATATAAAAATCCACCTTTAGTTGAAGTTGTTTTTGAATTGTTTTTTAACTCAAAAGACTGGCAGCCAATAGTACCGATATTGTTTTATGATAAAATAAAGACAGTCTTACCAAAAGTTGGACAAAACTCTGCAGTAAATATTGAATTAAACAAAAAATCTTTAAGACTATTGGGAGGAAATGAAAATATTTATCAGTACAAGAGCAATGATGGAAGTACACTCGTTCAGCTTTCAGATAGACTTTTTACTGTAAATAAGTTGCCACCTTATCATGGCTGGGAGTCATTCTATAATACTATAAAAATTGCTTATAGCTTTTTTAAAGAGATTATGCCGGAAGTCGACATTGAGAAAGTAGGTTTTCGGACGATTAATAAAATTGATGTAGGAGATCATAATTTGGGTAAAATAAAGGAGCATTTTAACTATTACCCAGTGTTACCTGAAAATGTTGATAATAATACAAGTTCAGTTGATTTGCGTGTTGAAAATAGCATTGTTCCAAATGAAGAAGTATTAGCTTTGAAACTTCAGACAATAAAACAAGAACCCGGATACGTGGCTCCTGTTCTGTTTCAATATTACGTGTTGAGGATTGAGAAAGTTCCCAATGATGTAATGGGATGGGTCTCAAATGCACATAGTGTAGTGAGAGAAACCTTTTCAAAAAGTTTAACCAATCATAGTAAACAGAAATTTGATGAGCAGTGA